One Streptomyces sp. B21-105 genomic region harbors:
- a CDS encoding LLM class flavin-dependent oxidoreductase translates to MATAPRMLLVLSENWTLTGGRADLPAAIRWAREAEDAGFDSVMVSEHIVLGPDAAADGVMGNPRDYALPGNQDPHTPWPHSLLLLAAIASVTERLRLAAAAVLAPLRHPLLMARELGTLDLISEGRLLVQPTVSWSRDEYDALGVPFARRGRLLDEHLDVWAKAWGPSPISHESAHYPFRDVYFEPKAFRPAGPRLWFGGQRLAGPVLRRLVRYGHGFHPLGRPTPQDLRTLQEAMTAAGRSLADLEMIGGAQGVFPDDRSTADLGAALAGIPEQLEQGFTTFCVKPNQFIDDPAGIGAFCRDVMRRVEAFTR, encoded by the coding sequence ATGGCCACCGCACCCCGCATGCTGCTCGTCCTCAGCGAGAACTGGACGCTCACCGGCGGCCGGGCCGACCTGCCCGCCGCGATCCGCTGGGCCCGCGAGGCCGAGGACGCCGGCTTCGACTCCGTCATGGTCAGCGAGCACATCGTGCTCGGCCCGGACGCGGCCGCCGACGGCGTCATGGGCAACCCCCGCGACTACGCCCTGCCGGGCAACCAGGACCCGCACACCCCCTGGCCCCACTCACTGCTCCTGCTGGCCGCCATCGCCTCGGTCACCGAGCGCCTGCGGCTGGCCGCCGCCGCGGTCCTCGCGCCCCTGCGCCACCCGCTGCTGATGGCCCGGGAACTGGGCACCCTCGACCTGATCAGTGAGGGACGGCTCCTGGTGCAGCCGACGGTGAGCTGGAGCCGGGACGAGTACGACGCGCTGGGAGTGCCCTTCGCACGACGCGGCCGGCTGCTGGACGAGCACCTGGACGTCTGGGCCAAGGCCTGGGGGCCGTCGCCGATCTCGCACGAGAGCGCGCACTACCCGTTCCGGGACGTCTACTTCGAGCCCAAGGCGTTCCGTCCCGCTGGGCCCCGGCTCTGGTTCGGCGGCCAGCGCCTGGCCGGGCCGGTGCTGCGCCGGCTCGTGCGGTACGGCCACGGCTTCCACCCCCTCGGGCGGCCGACGCCGCAGGACCTGCGGACGCTCCAGGAGGCCATGACCGCGGCCGGCCGGAGCCTCGCCGACCTGGAGATGATCGGCGGCGCGCAGGGAGTCTTCCCCGACGACCGCTCCACCGCCGACCTCGGCGCCGCGCTCGCCGGGATCCCGGAGCAGCTGGAGCAGGGCTTCACCACGTTCTGCGTCAAACCGAACCAGTTCATCGACGACCCGGCCGGGATCGGCGCCTTCTGCCGGGACGTGATGCGCCGGGTCGAAGCGTTCACCCGCTGA